A region from the Lentisphaera profundi genome encodes:
- a CDS encoding MnhB domain-containing protein, with the protein MKTPSVIMTLSAKLLCPVLITMAFAFLYRGHNEPGGGFIGGLLFTAAMILKLLAHGATYVEKHMWLKPHNFLLVGISSAFVAGIMPLFIGKAFLQSLWFPTFALPILGDVHIGTPLLFDIGVFMVVIGFVLTVLIDFEEAQ; encoded by the coding sequence ATGAAAACTCCTTCTGTAATCATGACTCTTTCTGCAAAGCTTCTTTGCCCTGTCCTTATAACCATGGCCTTTGCCTTCCTTTATAGGGGACATAACGAACCTGGAGGAGGCTTTATTGGTGGCTTGCTCTTTACCGCTGCTATGATTTTAAAACTTCTTGCTCATGGAGCCACTTACGTTGAAAAGCACATGTGGTTAAAACCCCACAACTTTTTACTTGTCGGCATAAGCTCAGCCTTTGTTGCCGGAATCATGCCTTTATTTATTGGCAAAGCCTTCCTGCAAAGCTTGTGGTTCCCTACATTCGCACTTCCTATTTTAGGGGACGTGCACATCGGCACACCTCTTTTGTTTGATATTGGCGTCTTCATGGTGGTCATTGGTTTCGTCCTTACTGTACTCATTGATTTTGAGGAGGCTCAATAA
- a CDS encoding 2-hydroxyacid dehydrogenase: MKLALFSSKPYDEKYFNRENKFNHEITFFSTRLNEQTLSLAKGYTAVCVFVNDKIDRAMIATLAKNGTQFIALRCAGFNNIDFEACKEFGIIVCRVPAYSPYAVAEHTAALMLTLNRRITRAYNRVKEGNFSLDGLLGFDIHGKTIGIIGTGQIGECFANIMNGFGTRLLFVDPFESSKCQSMGEYTDLDTLFKESDIISLHCPLRPETHHLINDASIAKMKNKVMILNTSRGALIDTHALIRGLKQSQLGSVGLDVYEEEAELFFEDCSDTIIQDDTFMRLTTFPNVIITGHQAFFTSTALSNIAETTLQNLDDLEFERLCLNLVE, translated from the coding sequence ATGAAACTCGCACTTTTTAGTTCAAAGCCCTACGATGAAAAATACTTCAATCGCGAAAACAAATTTAATCATGAGATCACCTTTTTTTCTACTCGGCTCAATGAACAGACACTAAGTTTAGCCAAAGGCTACACAGCTGTTTGCGTCTTTGTTAATGATAAAATTGATCGCGCTATGATTGCGACTCTCGCAAAAAATGGAACGCAATTCATTGCACTTCGCTGTGCAGGATTTAATAATATTGATTTCGAGGCATGTAAAGAATTTGGGATAATTGTCTGCCGTGTCCCCGCTTATTCTCCCTATGCCGTCGCGGAACATACCGCTGCACTTATGCTGACTCTTAATAGGAGAATCACCCGCGCTTATAATCGCGTTAAGGAAGGGAACTTCTCTTTAGATGGGCTTCTTGGTTTCGATATACATGGGAAAACGATTGGCATCATTGGAACGGGACAGATTGGAGAATGTTTTGCTAATATTATGAATGGCTTCGGGACCCGCTTACTCTTTGTTGATCCCTTTGAAAGCTCCAAATGCCAAAGCATGGGTGAATACACTGATCTTGATACACTTTTTAAAGAATCTGATATCATAAGTTTACACTGCCCTCTAAGGCCCGAAACACATCATTTAATCAATGATGCGAGTATCGCAAAAATGAAAAACAAAGTCATGATACTGAATACTAGCCGCGGCGCCCTTATCGACACACATGCACTTATTAGGGGATTAAAACAATCACAACTGGGTTCTGTCGGCCTCGATGTTTACGAAGAAGAAGCCGAGCTCTTTTTTGAAGATTGTTCCGACACGATTATTCAAGACGATACTTTCATGAGGCTCACGACCTTTCCCAATGTCATTATCACTGGACACCAGGCATTTTTCACCTCTACCGCCTTATCTAATATTGCCGAAACTACTTTACAAAATTTAGATGATTTAGAGTTCGAGCGACTCTGCTTAAACTTAGTCGAATAA
- a CDS encoding putative monovalent cation/H+ antiporter subunit A produces MFLILSVALVFLAAFATPAIARFIPHNKRFLFALVPISSCCLILTKANDISMGLHYSENYTWIPRFGIDLNFRLDGLSFLMALLITGIGALILTYASGYMKGHQANTRFYTLIFIFMAAMLGLVLSDNLIMMFIFWELTTVSSFLLVGFNHEDPEARKKALQALIVTAGGGLAMLAGILLLGEITGTYRISELIPQADYIRNHELYKSIVILFCLGAFTKSAQFPFHFWLPNAMAAPTPVSAYLHSATMVKAGVYLLARLTPVLGGTEFWLLLLVSVGGFTMLLSASLGLIYRDLKKILAYSTLSVLGIITLLIGMGTEFSYKAAIMMLFAHALYKATLFMVAGSIDHEVGTRDINRLSGLRKVMPWTFAAAALAALSQAGFPPFTGFLAKEYFYGSALDHPMQILLIISAFISSMFLFVLAFKIGFHPFLGPLNKKLEAHEAPVTMLIGPLCLAFLSLLFGLFPSPIAKYILSPALASFTNDFHPVKLKLWHGVNTALILSLITLTCGFILYALRKKIRKNATNVDDKMNIQFDQSFAKGLDYFLKFAKWQTRLVQSGSLRTYMIITISAFAGLLLYILLYVGGMPKVYTFTHVKPITVAFVVALIIVTVVTCTTLSRLTALLSLGVIGFGITLIYMFYGAPDLAITQILVETLTVVMFMVVIHKLPKFKDFSNRRKKIFDAIFATGVGTTITFLVIKAQSLTLAAPVSLEYAQKSYLEAHGRNVVNVILVDFRAFDTFGEITVLTIAGLGVMILMRKSKDEESQP; encoded by the coding sequence ATGTTTCTAATACTTTCTGTCGCCTTGGTTTTCTTGGCCGCTTTTGCGACTCCCGCAATCGCTCGATTCATCCCTCATAATAAGCGTTTCTTATTTGCCCTAGTTCCCATCAGTTCCTGCTGTTTAATACTGACTAAGGCCAATGATATATCCATGGGCCTGCACTACTCAGAAAACTACACTTGGATCCCTCGTTTTGGCATAGACCTCAATTTTCGTTTAGATGGCCTCAGTTTCCTAATGGCTTTGCTCATCACAGGAATTGGCGCGCTCATACTCACTTATGCTTCTGGCTACATGAAAGGGCACCAAGCTAACACACGTTTTTACACCCTCATTTTTATATTCATGGCCGCCATGCTGGGCTTAGTACTCTCTGACAACTTGATTATGATGTTTATTTTCTGGGAGTTAACAACTGTTAGTTCCTTTCTTCTAGTTGGCTTCAATCACGAAGATCCTGAAGCACGAAAAAAAGCTCTACAGGCTCTTATCGTCACTGCTGGTGGAGGCCTTGCAATGCTAGCGGGCATACTACTCCTGGGGGAGATTACCGGAACATATCGAATTTCCGAATTAATCCCACAAGCCGACTATATAAGAAACCATGAATTATATAAAAGTATTGTCATCCTCTTTTGCTTAGGGGCCTTCACCAAATCAGCACAATTCCCCTTCCATTTCTGGTTGCCCAATGCCATGGCAGCTCCTACCCCTGTAAGTGCTTACTTACATTCCGCTACAATGGTTAAAGCCGGTGTGTACCTTTTAGCGAGACTCACTCCTGTATTAGGGGGAACTGAATTCTGGCTCCTGCTATTAGTTTCTGTCGGCGGTTTCACTATGCTACTTTCAGCAAGCCTTGGTTTAATCTACCGAGACCTCAAAAAAATATTGGCTTATTCCACTCTCAGTGTACTTGGTATTATAACTCTGCTCATTGGCATGGGTACTGAATTCAGCTACAAAGCAGCCATCATGATGCTTTTTGCTCATGCACTCTACAAAGCTACCTTATTTATGGTGGCAGGCTCTATCGATCACGAAGTTGGAACGCGTGATATTAATCGACTTAGCGGACTCCGAAAAGTCATGCCATGGACTTTTGCCGCTGCCGCACTGGCTGCGCTCTCCCAAGCCGGCTTCCCCCCCTTCACGGGTTTCCTTGCTAAAGAATACTTTTATGGAAGTGCATTAGATCACCCCATGCAAATACTGCTTATCATTAGCGCATTTATCTCTAGCATGTTCCTTTTTGTGCTTGCCTTTAAAATTGGTTTCCACCCCTTTCTTGGTCCTTTGAATAAAAAACTTGAAGCTCACGAAGCACCAGTCACGATGCTCATTGGTCCGCTTTGCTTAGCTTTTTTAAGTTTACTCTTTGGTCTTTTCCCTTCCCCTATCGCGAAATACATCCTGAGTCCTGCACTTGCGAGTTTCACCAATGACTTCCACCCCGTGAAACTTAAACTCTGGCATGGAGTTAACACGGCATTGATTTTGAGTTTAATCACTTTGACTTGTGGTTTCATCCTCTATGCACTTCGTAAAAAAATCCGTAAAAATGCCACCAATGTCGACGATAAAATGAATATTCAATTTGACCAAAGCTTTGCCAAAGGATTGGATTACTTCCTCAAATTTGCCAAGTGGCAAACTCGCTTGGTACAAAGTGGCTCATTAAGAACTTATATGATCATCACCATCTCTGCTTTTGCAGGCCTACTTCTCTATATTTTACTTTATGTAGGTGGCATGCCTAAAGTCTACACCTTCACCCATGTCAAACCTATTACTGTCGCCTTTGTGGTAGCACTCATCATTGTCACTGTAGTCACTTGTACAACTCTATCTCGTCTCACAGCCCTACTCTCACTAGGCGTCATAGGCTTTGGCATCACTTTGATCTATATGTTTTATGGAGCACCTGATTTAGCCATCACCCAAATTTTAGTCGAAACCTTAACTGTTGTTATGTTTATGGTCGTAATTCACAAACTCCCAAAATTCAAAGATTTCAGCAACAGAAGAAAAAAGATTTTTGATGCTATTTTTGCCACTGGAGTTGGGACCACGATAACTTTTCTCGTCATTAAAGCTCAAAGCCTCACACTCGCCGCCCCCGTCTCACTTGAATATGCTCAGAAAAGTTATCTTGAAGCTCATGGACGAAATGTAGTTAACGTCATCCTCGTCGATTTCCGAGCTTTTGATACCTTTGGTGAAATCACTGTACTTACAATTGCCGGCCTCGGTGTCATGATCCTAATGCGAAAATCCAAAGACGAGGAAAGTCAACCATGA
- a CDS encoding Na+/H+ antiporter subunit C — translation METLIAILIGILFAGGVYCLLQRSLVRLVIGIMLIGQAANLLTFAASGLTRKHTAIIKSGAQTLEAPYADPLPQALVLTAIVIGFGFTAFCLALLHRTYKTLGHDDLDKFNTTDTEK, via the coding sequence ATGGAAACTCTCATCGCCATTCTAATCGGAATACTCTTTGCAGGCGGAGTCTATTGCCTATTACAAAGAAGCTTAGTTCGCCTCGTCATTGGCATCATGCTTATCGGCCAAGCGGCTAACTTACTTACTTTTGCGGCCTCTGGCCTCACTCGCAAGCATACCGCAATAATTAAAAGCGGAGCTCAAACCCTTGAGGCTCCTTATGCTGATCCCTTGCCCCAAGCGCTTGTCCTTACTGCCATCGTCATTGGCTTTGGTTTTACCGCTTTTTGCTTAGCACTTCTTCACCGAACTTATAAAACTTTGGGCCACGACGATCTCGATAAATTCAACACCACGGACACAGAAAAATGA
- the ppdK gene encoding pyruvate, phosphate dikinase, which translates to MKTQVLTNTTGTETEINPFRVYHFGKVQNDGNASMRNLLGGKGANLAEMSSIGIPVPPGFTIPTSMCTHYNDNQQQLADALMIEVDEAITLMEQQTATEFGSLENPLLVSVRSGARVSMPGMMDTVLNLGLTDIAVIGLANKTNNARMAYDSYRRFIVMYSEVVKGMDAEAFEELIDAAKSKAGVSEDTGLSVEDLKELCLELKKLYTELSGDEFPQDPKIQLRSAIEAVFDSWNTERAVLYRKIQNIPASWGTAVNVQAMVFGNKGASSATGVAFTRNPSTGDKTYFGEYLINAQGEDVVAGVRTPLPISKESAAQKCLDGQSMEETMPKTYVELTDVFEKLEKHYADMQDVEFTVEEEKLYILQTRNGKRSGFAQVRMAVEMVEEGLVDEKTALARIEPSSIEQMLSPIFNLEDKANAASEMVGKGLNAGPGAASGVLALTSAKAIEYKQLGVPCVLVRNDTSPADFGGMMAAEGVLTVRGGATSHAAVVARQFGKPCVCGLAALKVKESTGEISIGDKKIKEGDAISLDGSTGEVFFCKIETSASEVIQGIIDGVIDPNESEICKQYQTIMTWADKYRRLKIRTNADTSRDLKIALSLGAEGVGLTRVEHMFGSDDKLLLLRQVMLAKDEQIKTLALSNIEHFLKEDFTALFQTLNGRPATVRLLDPPMHEFMPHGDADTAKTAKALKITDAELRASLGDMEEHNPMLGFRGCRLGILKPELTRVQVRAILEAALELNSAYIPCKPEIMVPIIMHENELIHQRTLIDKVAQDLFAELGQKVSYSVGTMIELPRAALQADEIAKHADFFSFGTNDLTQTTLGISRDDANHFLPTYKNGVSDPLTGTGNFEVYPDDPFQTLDQSGVGKLVQLGVKGGRSTSKDLKIGICGEHGGDPASIDFFHRNGLDYVSCSPFRVPVARLSAALSAIRAEEVE; encoded by the coding sequence ATGAAAACGCAGGTCTTAACAAATACAACAGGGACCGAAACTGAAATCAATCCATTCAGAGTGTACCATTTCGGTAAAGTGCAAAATGATGGTAATGCAAGCATGAGAAACTTATTGGGCGGCAAAGGTGCAAACCTTGCTGAAATGTCATCTATTGGCATCCCGGTTCCTCCTGGTTTCACTATCCCCACAAGCATGTGTACTCACTACAATGACAATCAACAACAGTTGGCTGATGCATTGATGATAGAAGTAGACGAAGCTATTACCTTAATGGAACAACAGACAGCAACTGAATTCGGGTCTTTAGAAAATCCCTTATTAGTTTCTGTTCGATCTGGCGCACGAGTAAGTATGCCAGGTATGATGGATACCGTGTTAAATTTAGGATTAACCGATATTGCCGTTATTGGCTTAGCGAATAAGACAAATAATGCTCGTATGGCTTATGATTCTTATCGTCGCTTTATTGTGATGTACTCTGAAGTTGTTAAAGGCATGGATGCCGAAGCTTTTGAGGAACTCATTGATGCAGCCAAGAGCAAAGCAGGCGTATCTGAAGATACTGGATTAAGTGTGGAAGACTTAAAAGAATTATGTCTTGAGCTTAAAAAATTATATACTGAACTAAGTGGTGATGAATTCCCTCAAGATCCCAAAATACAATTGAGATCTGCCATCGAAGCAGTTTTTGATTCTTGGAATACTGAGCGCGCGGTTCTTTATCGCAAAATTCAAAACATTCCTGCAAGTTGGGGCACAGCAGTTAATGTTCAAGCAATGGTCTTTGGTAACAAAGGTGCAAGTTCTGCTACAGGTGTGGCTTTTACTCGTAATCCATCTACTGGTGATAAGACTTATTTTGGTGAATACCTCATTAATGCTCAAGGCGAAGATGTAGTAGCAGGAGTTCGTACGCCATTGCCCATCAGTAAAGAAAGTGCAGCACAAAAGTGTTTAGATGGTCAATCTATGGAAGAAACCATGCCTAAAACTTATGTGGAGCTCACAGATGTTTTTGAGAAGCTCGAAAAACATTATGCTGATATGCAAGATGTTGAGTTCACTGTAGAAGAAGAAAAACTTTACATCTTACAAACTCGCAATGGTAAACGCAGTGGCTTTGCTCAAGTAAGGATGGCAGTAGAAATGGTAGAAGAGGGCTTAGTTGATGAGAAAACAGCTTTAGCTCGTATCGAACCAAGTTCTATTGAACAAATGTTATCTCCTATTTTCAATTTGGAAGATAAAGCTAATGCGGCGAGTGAAATGGTGGGTAAAGGTTTAAATGCTGGGCCAGGTGCGGCATCTGGAGTCTTAGCACTTACATCTGCAAAAGCCATAGAGTACAAGCAACTCGGTGTGCCATGTGTACTGGTTCGTAATGATACCTCTCCTGCTGATTTTGGTGGTATGATGGCCGCAGAAGGCGTTTTAACCGTACGTGGTGGAGCGACTTCTCATGCAGCCGTTGTAGCACGACAGTTTGGTAAGCCTTGTGTTTGTGGCCTCGCAGCATTAAAAGTGAAGGAAAGTACTGGTGAGATCTCTATTGGAGATAAGAAAATAAAAGAAGGTGACGCCATCTCTCTTGATGGTAGTACTGGTGAAGTCTTCTTTTGTAAGATCGAAACTTCTGCTTCTGAGGTTATTCAAGGGATTATTGATGGAGTCATTGATCCAAATGAATCTGAAATATGTAAGCAGTACCAAACAATAATGACTTGGGCAGATAAATATCGTCGTCTTAAAATCCGTACAAATGCAGATACTTCAAGAGATTTAAAGATAGCCCTTAGCCTTGGTGCTGAAGGCGTGGGTTTAACACGTGTTGAACACATGTTTGGCTCTGATGATAAACTCTTATTACTACGTCAAGTGATGCTGGCTAAAGATGAGCAAATCAAAACTTTAGCACTCAGTAATATTGAGCATTTTTTGAAAGAAGATTTTACGGCTCTTTTTCAAACTCTCAATGGACGTCCTGCAACAGTTCGCTTACTCGATCCACCCATGCATGAATTTATGCCTCATGGTGATGCCGATACAGCAAAGACTGCAAAAGCTTTGAAAATTACTGATGCAGAATTAAGGGCGAGCTTGGGTGATATGGAAGAGCATAATCCAATGCTGGGCTTTCGAGGTTGCCGCTTGGGGATCTTGAAACCTGAACTCACTCGAGTTCAAGTTAGAGCTATTCTGGAAGCTGCCTTAGAACTCAATAGCGCATACATCCCTTGTAAGCCCGAGATTATGGTGCCGATCATTATGCATGAAAATGAATTGATTCACCAACGTACTTTAATTGATAAAGTTGCGCAAGATTTATTTGCAGAACTCGGTCAAAAGGTGAGCTATTCAGTTGGTACAATGATTGAACTGCCTAGAGCTGCCCTCCAGGCAGATGAAATTGCGAAACACGCAGACTTCTTCTCTTTCGGGACAAATGATTTGACTCAAACAACTCTAGGGATTTCTAGAGATGATGCGAATCACTTTTTACCGACATACAAAAATGGTGTAAGTGATCCATTAACTGGAACGGGTAATTTTGAAGTTTACCCTGATGACCCATTCCAAACTTTAGATCAAAGTGGTGTAGGTAAATTGGTTCAGTTAGGTGTAAAAGGCGGTAGAAGTACTTCTAAAGATCTCAAGATTGGTATTTGTGGTGAGCATGGTGGCGATCCAGCCTCTATCGACTTTTTCCACAGAAATGGCTTGGACTATGTGAGTTGTTCTCCTTTCCGTGTACCAGTGGCGCGTTTAAGTGCAGCACTTTCTGCTATTCGAGCTGAAGAAGTAGAATAA
- the fucP gene encoding L-fucose:H+ symporter permease has product MSDTTKTGDNALVFKGMGICFLLLTIPFALWGAANNMTDMLVPAFKRVMSMTQLHSSMIQMAFYGAYFCMALPAAFIIKKFSYKTGVVAGLFIYAGGAALCYPASQASSFTFFLIAFYVFAAGCATLETCVAPYVISMGPDESATRRINLAQSFNPIGSLAGLFLGKELILGGLAKITEDERTAMATEAPAKLAEIQGKELSNVVIAYAIIGLVSLILGIIILIKKFPKGGEAEDDHKPEHAFGPTVGRLFKNKNYVMAVVAQFFYVGCQIGVWTYTIDYVITNNDAYTEPKDASNYMIVGLILFTISRFICTFLMKFIDPARLLTIITAIAAILCGVVIWVGGPIGGYALVAISACMSLCFPTIYGLGLTGLDDNDRKLGGSGIIMSIVGGAVLVPIQGMLIDTMGVNNCYLMPFASFILVAIYGVIAHKKEEEVGIIHD; this is encoded by the coding sequence ATGTCAGATACGACTAAAACGGGCGATAACGCCTTAGTGTTTAAAGGAATGGGGATTTGTTTCCTCCTTCTTACAATTCCATTTGCACTATGGGGTGCAGCCAATAATATGACCGATATGTTGGTTCCTGCTTTTAAGCGTGTGATGAGCATGACACAATTGCATTCGTCTATGATTCAGATGGCTTTCTACGGTGCGTATTTCTGTATGGCTTTGCCAGCAGCGTTCATTATTAAAAAATTCTCCTATAAAACGGGTGTAGTTGCGGGCTTATTTATTTATGCCGGTGGTGCCGCACTTTGTTACCCTGCCAGTCAAGCGTCTAGCTTCACATTCTTCCTCATCGCATTTTATGTTTTTGCAGCAGGTTGTGCAACTCTAGAAACTTGTGTAGCTCCTTATGTAATTTCCATGGGTCCAGATGAATCCGCAACTCGTCGTATTAACCTTGCACAATCATTTAACCCGATCGGTTCTCTTGCGGGATTATTCTTAGGTAAAGAACTTATTCTTGGTGGACTCGCAAAAATAACTGAAGATGAGCGTACGGCCATGGCAACAGAGGCTCCAGCAAAACTTGCTGAGATTCAAGGTAAAGAACTTTCAAACGTCGTAATAGCCTATGCAATTATCGGTTTAGTCAGCTTAATTCTTGGTATTATCATCTTGATTAAAAAATTCCCTAAAGGCGGAGAAGCCGAAGATGATCATAAACCAGAACATGCTTTTGGTCCTACTGTGGGTCGTCTCTTTAAGAATAAAAATTATGTAATGGCAGTTGTTGCACAGTTTTTCTATGTTGGGTGCCAAATTGGTGTTTGGACTTATACAATTGACTATGTCATCACTAATAACGATGCATATACAGAGCCGAAAGATGCATCCAATTACATGATTGTAGGACTTATTCTTTTTACTATTTCTCGCTTTATCTGTACATTCCTAATGAAGTTTATTGATCCTGCACGTCTCCTTACAATCATTACAGCAATAGCGGCAATTCTTTGTGGTGTTGTTATTTGGGTTGGCGGACCTATTGGCGGATATGCACTCGTAGCTATCTCAGCTTGTATGTCACTTTGTTTCCCAACTATATATGGTCTTGGTCTTACTGGTCTTGATGATAATGACCGTAAACTTGGTGGATCTGGTATTATCATGTCTATCGTTGGTGGTGCAGTACTCGTACCAATCCAAGGTATGCTTATTGATACAATGGGTGTTAACAACTGTTACCTCATGCCTTTCGCAAGTTTCATTCTAGTTGCGATTTATGGTGTGATTGCTCATAAGAAAGAAGAAGAAGTGGGGATTATCCACGACTAA
- a CDS encoding RNA polymerase sigma factor, which yields MKKDYSTRLTLIQRIQTNHEDEHCWEDFVETYKNYIYVIIRNFNLKNELNEDLLQNVLLKLWKDLPKFEYRPNKCRFRTWLSLVTCNIVKDYLKSKAGNNAKKEVQYEEDFQSMSRVTEPEIEKIAEKEWKVFIAEKAYENIKNELSDKIRSVFELAMQDIADEEIESRIGIASSSVRVYKQRARNALIKEITRLNKELDCH from the coding sequence TTGAAGAAAGATTACTCAACTAGGTTGACTTTAATTCAACGAATTCAAACAAATCACGAAGATGAGCATTGTTGGGAAGATTTTGTTGAGACCTATAAAAATTATATTTATGTCATTATACGCAATTTTAATTTAAAAAATGAGCTTAATGAGGACCTGCTGCAAAATGTTTTATTAAAGCTTTGGAAAGATCTTCCCAAATTTGAATACAGGCCCAATAAATGTCGTTTTCGTACATGGTTAAGTTTAGTGACCTGTAATATTGTGAAAGATTACCTCAAATCAAAAGCAGGTAATAATGCCAAGAAAGAAGTGCAATATGAAGAAGATTTTCAAAGTATGAGTCGTGTGACTGAGCCAGAAATTGAAAAAATTGCTGAAAAAGAATGGAAAGTCTTTATTGCCGAAAAAGCTTATGAGAATATTAAAAATGAATTGTCAGATAAAATAAGGTCTGTTTTTGAACTGGCAATGCAGGATATTGCTGATGAAGAAATCGAAAGCCGTATAGGGATAGCCTCTAGCTCGGTTCGTGTGTACAAACAACGAGCGCGAAATGCTTTGATCAAAGAAATCACCCGCTTAAACAAGGAATTAGATTGTCATTAA
- the mgrA gene encoding L-glyceraldehyde 3-phosphate reductase: protein MYLANENRYESMIYNRCGKSGLKLPAVSLGLWHNWGGIDNYENAKAMSQRAFDLGITHFDLANNYGPPAGSAESNFGKILSEGMGAYRDEMIISSKAGYDMWPGPYGEWGSRKYMIASCDQSLKRMGLDYIDVFYSHRFDPETPLEETMGALDTIVRSGRALYAGISSYDAENTKKAAAILKDLGTPCLIHQPSYSMFDRWVEDDLLNAVKEEGMGCISFSSLAQGLLTDKYLNGIPADSRAAKSAGALDASLVNEVNVAKIKALNDLAQSRGQNLSQMAIAWVLRQPAMTSVILGASKVKHIEDAVAGLNNLNFTNEELDAIDLILK from the coding sequence ATGTATTTAGCTAATGAAAATCGTTATGAGAGTATGATCTATAATCGCTGTGGAAAAAGTGGGCTCAAATTACCCGCCGTTTCCTTGGGCTTATGGCATAATTGGGGTGGTATAGATAATTATGAGAATGCCAAAGCCATGTCTCAGCGAGCTTTTGATTTAGGGATAACACATTTTGATTTAGCGAATAATTATGGCCCTCCAGCAGGAAGTGCAGAAAGTAACTTTGGCAAAATTTTGAGTGAAGGCATGGGCGCGTATCGAGATGAGATGATTATTTCGTCAAAAGCCGGTTACGATATGTGGCCCGGTCCCTACGGAGAATGGGGTTCACGTAAATATATGATAGCGAGCTGTGATCAAAGCCTGAAACGTATGGGCTTAGATTATATCGATGTTTTTTATTCTCATCGCTTTGATCCCGAGACGCCCTTAGAAGAAACAATGGGAGCATTAGATACGATTGTACGCTCAGGTCGTGCACTCTATGCAGGTATATCCTCATACGATGCAGAGAACACCAAGAAAGCCGCGGCTATCTTAAAAGACCTGGGAACGCCTTGCCTGATTCATCAGCCGTCATATAGCATGTTTGATCGTTGGGTTGAAGATGATTTACTGAATGCGGTCAAAGAAGAAGGTATGGGATGTATAAGTTTTTCTTCTTTAGCTCAAGGTCTGTTGACGGATAAGTATTTAAATGGCATACCAGCAGATTCACGAGCAGCTAAGAGTGCAGGCGCACTAGATGCGAGCTTAGTGAATGAGGTGAATGTAGCAAAAATCAAAGCACTAAATGACTTGGCTCAATCAAGAGGGCAGAACTTATCTCAAATGGCAATAGCCTGGGTTTTACGTCAGCCAGCAATGACATCGGTCATTTTGGGTGCGAGTAAAGTGAAGCATATTGAAGATGCAGTTGCGGGTCTCAATAATTTGAATTTCACGAATGAAGAACTCGATGCAATAGACTTAATCCTCAAGTGA